A window of Triplophysa dalaica isolate WHDGS20190420 chromosome 12, ASM1584641v1, whole genome shotgun sequence genomic DNA:
CACAGCAGAGTCAGCCAGGGGTGAAGAACCTAAAGttgcctctctttctctcaaactCACTGCCATGCAAGAACGCTTCTCCCGTCTTTGCTCTGAATACACAACTCTTGGAGAGACATGTTCAAAACCAGGtgaaacattcttcaaatgtgatttacttatttatttttggccttTAATAACCTCAATGGCTTCATAATGAGATCAAACACAATtcctacaataaaaaaacttacCTTGCGGTTTTTACTTTGTTACTCTTTCCATCATTTGcacatattttctttaataaactcTCCTCTTTAGTGATCCAGTGTAGGCCATGTCCAGAGGCTTGGCTGCATTTAGAAGGCAGGTGTTATTTCTTTAGCGAGGATAAACTTGACTGGAAGCACAGCAAAGAGGGCTGTGCATCCATGGGCGGCCATCTAACTATACTGCACAGCCATGAACAACATGTAAGTGTGTTTTCGAATCGATTTGAGTTAATTGTTCTTAATGGTCTATCCACTGTTATAGTAAGTAAACAAACGTTGttgctttttgtttgtgttttaatgtagCACATCTTGGAAAGTGTTGCACGTAACCTTGGTGGATTTGACTATCACTTCTGGATTGGTTTATCAGACACTGAGACTGAAGGGGTGTGGAAATGGGTGGACGACACAGTTGTTAATCAGACGTATGTCCACACGTGCACACGTTTCTATGACCATGACA
This region includes:
- the cldc1 gene encoding hepatic lectin isoform X1 is translated as MEEIENYTALQDFTEDVSHSGDRPILNTLQGKQGVYKGINCLRGQTSLVLFVGLLASVCANIALGVLLVNSAGSSPTAESARGEEPKVASLSLKLTAMQERFSRLCSEYTTLGETCSKPVIQCRPCPEAWLHLEGRCYFFSEDKLDWKHSKEGCASMGGHLTILHSHEQHHILESVARNLGGFDYHFWIGLSDTETEGVWKWVDDTVVNQTFWNDDEPDNHQSGGIHGEDCAVLDSRSKTWVDVPCDFNYKRICEMDPITIDV
- the cldc1 gene encoding CD209 antigen-like protein E isoform X2, whose translation is MEEIENYTALQDFTEDVSHSGDRPILNTLQGKQGVYKGINCLRGQTSLVLFVGLLASVCANIALGVLLNSAGSSPTAESARGEEPKVASLSLKLTAMQERFSRLCSEYTTLGETCSKPVIQCRPCPEAWLHLEGRCYFFSEDKLDWKHSKEGCASMGGHLTILHSHEQHHILESVARNLGGFDYHFWIGLSDTETEGVWKWVDDTVVNQTFWNDDEPDNHQSGGIHGEDCAVLDSRSKTWVDVPCDFNYKRICEMDPITIDV